In Paenibacillus sp. J23TS9, a single genomic region encodes these proteins:
- a CDS encoding D-alanyl-D-alanine carboxypeptidase family protein produces MRVIKKKRKKKPVLLLTLIFVAVIAVSVTLVRFPMFKIDASAAVLMDVKTGKVYYEHNASAALPPASMSKMMTELLVLKNVNEGHNSWDEPVTASRYAAQVTGAKIGLRPGETLPLRTMFEAMVIHSANDAAIALAEHIGGNERAFVEQMNAMADQIGLSSHSVFANATGLSSADLQAFKSASADGETEMTAKDLAKMARYLIRTYPEILKTTEKTDLYIPEKQLTLHTTNSMLPGEAFSYSGNDGFKTGYTQRAGYCFTGTTERNGKRFIAVVMGASNTGKRFEDAAKMFNYGFDNNGGSGMGRWLNRAALIFR; encoded by the coding sequence ATGAGAGTGATTAAAAAGAAAAGGAAAAAGAAGCCTGTTCTCCTGCTAACGCTGATATTCGTCGCGGTCATTGCTGTATCTGTGACCCTTGTACGCTTTCCAATGTTTAAGATCGACGCGTCCGCTGCCGTTCTTATGGATGTAAAGACGGGAAAAGTATATTATGAACATAACGCTTCCGCGGCGTTGCCGCCGGCCAGTATGTCTAAAATGATGACTGAGCTGCTGGTGCTGAAAAACGTAAATGAAGGACATAATTCCTGGGATGAACCGGTCACGGCAAGCCGTTATGCTGCCCAGGTGACCGGCGCCAAAATCGGACTTCGTCCCGGTGAAACGCTGCCGCTCCGGACGATGTTCGAAGCTATGGTTATTCACTCGGCCAATGACGCTGCAATCGCCCTTGCAGAGCATATCGGGGGTAATGAAAGAGCATTCGTAGAACAAATGAATGCGATGGCGGATCAGATCGGCCTATCCTCCCACTCTGTATTTGCCAATGCTACCGGCTTATCCTCAGCCGATCTGCAAGCCTTTAAATCGGCCTCAGCCGATGGCGAGACTGAAATGACAGCCAAAGATCTGGCCAAGATGGCACGTTATTTGATTCGTACTTACCCGGAAATATTAAAAACAACCGAAAAAACGGATTTGTACATTCCTGAAAAGCAGCTGACACTGCATACAACCAACTCGATGCTGCCAGGTGAAGCATTTTCTTACAGCGGCAATGACGGCTTCAAAACGGGATATACCCAAAGGGCGGGCTACTGCTTCACGGGGACGACTGAACGGAATGGCAAACGCTTCATTGCGGTGGTTATGGGAGCAAGCAATACCGGTAAGCGCTTTGAGGATGCTGCCAAAATGTTCAACTACGGTTTCGACAACAACGGAGGATCCGGTATGGGCAGATGGCTGAACCGGGCGGCACTTATATTCCGTTAA